Proteins from a genomic interval of Rubinisphaera italica:
- a CDS encoding adenylate/guanylate cyclase domain-containing protein: MSTATKTLGEQLDSEVRKIFREAWKTRDGQKVLESEDIQLGNHAVKLEGTVLYADLDGSTNMVDNYKPEFAAEIYKTYLHCAAKIIRSEGGQIVSYDGDRIMAVYIGTSKNTDAARTTLKINYAVSEIINPAIKDQYPRDNFDVKQIVGIDTSNLFVARTGIRGSNDLVWVGRSANYAAKLCSESSYYPSWITGDVYNSLNDAAKYGKDSRNMWSSYWWEDRQITVYRSTWYWKV, from the coding sequence ATGAGTACCGCGACCAAGACACTGGGCGAACAGCTCGATTCCGAAGTCCGCAAAATCTTCCGTGAGGCATGGAAGACACGCGATGGCCAAAAGGTTCTTGAATCTGAAGACATTCAGCTAGGAAACCATGCAGTAAAGCTGGAAGGCACCGTGCTGTATGCGGACCTCGATGGTTCGACGAACATGGTTGACAATTACAAACCAGAGTTCGCCGCTGAGATTTATAAGACCTACCTTCATTGTGCAGCGAAGATCATCAGGTCTGAGGGCGGGCAGATCGTGTCTTATGATGGCGACCGAATCATGGCGGTTTACATTGGCACCTCAAAGAATACCGATGCTGCTCGGACGACGTTGAAGATCAACTATGCCGTTTCCGAGATCATCAATCCTGCGATCAAAGATCAGTACCCACGAGATAACTTCGACGTGAAGCAAATTGTTGGCATTGATACCAGCAACCTGTTTGTTGCTCGCACCGGGATTCGTGGGTCGAACGACCTCGTGTGGGTCGGTCGCTCAGCAAATTATGCCGCAAAGCTCTGCAGCGAGAGCAGCTACTACCCGTCATGGATCACTGGCGATGTCTACAACAGCCTGAATGATGCTGCAAAGTATGGGAAGGACAGTAGAAACATGTGGTCATCGTATTGGTGGGAAGATCGCCAGATCACGGTCTACCGTTCAACTTGGTACTGGAAGGTCTGA
- a CDS encoding TIR domain-containing protein encodes MKERFEGDDGRRLLVESIRRQPVVEGDAGLAERLVAVCDLQEFKAGETLIADGGDDNTIHLIVQGRASVLVSGTEVAERQQGQHVGEMALIDPMQPRCAAVNAKTDVVVATVSEPEFTKLAQDYPRLWRMLALELADRLRQRNRLVRPANVRPVLFIGSSAEAIPVVNEVERQLAHANILPKKWTTSVFTPSEYPVDDLIAAISASDFGLLVLSPDDLVESRDEVLSAPRDNVIYEGGICTGELGRRRTLLLQPRGVDIKIPSDLFGLNPITYSVGPEGDLAAALGPAVTEIQNVIGRLKTR; translated from the coding sequence GTGAAAGAGAGATTCGAGGGGGATGATGGTCGGCGGTTGCTGGTTGAGTCGATTCGTCGGCAGCCTGTTGTTGAGGGGGATGCCGGGCTCGCTGAGCGGCTGGTGGCGGTCTGCGATCTGCAGGAATTCAAGGCAGGCGAGACCCTGATTGCCGATGGTGGTGACGACAACACCATCCATCTAATCGTTCAGGGGCGGGCTTCGGTTCTGGTTTCCGGTACGGAAGTGGCTGAGCGTCAGCAGGGTCAGCATGTCGGCGAGATGGCCCTGATCGATCCGATGCAGCCTCGATGCGCAGCAGTCAACGCCAAGACCGATGTGGTTGTCGCGACCGTCAGTGAGCCGGAGTTCACCAAGCTGGCTCAGGATTACCCCCGACTGTGGCGGATGTTGGCCCTTGAGCTGGCTGACCGACTTCGGCAGCGCAATCGGCTGGTGCGGCCAGCCAATGTTCGGCCAGTGCTCTTTATTGGCTCATCGGCGGAAGCCATTCCCGTCGTCAATGAGGTTGAACGGCAGCTGGCTCACGCCAACATCTTGCCCAAAAAGTGGACAACCAGCGTCTTTACGCCATCAGAGTATCCCGTTGACGACCTGATCGCGGCGATCAGTGCCAGCGATTTTGGATTATTGGTTTTGTCGCCAGACGATCTGGTCGAAAGCCGGGATGAAGTCCTGTCTGCCCCACGTGACAACGTCATCTATGAGGGCGGCATTTGCACTGGCGAGCTTGGTCGCCGTCGGACACTTCTGCTTCAGCCGCGCGGCGTGGACATCAAGATTCCCAGCGACCTCTTTGGTCTCAACCCAATCACTTACAGCGTCGGCCCGGAAGGCGATTTGGCAGCCGCCCTCGGTCCTGCGGTTACGGAGATTCAGAACGTTATCGGGAGATTAAAGACACGATGA